From a single Collibacillus ludicampi genomic region:
- a CDS encoding RNA-binding protein: MSVKETVTFVNQDVVHQPDYQFASWCLRQYGVNKGIYNTIDERLFNLGLKDIVTRRMTIISFLAQVQQSNPHDDNGKKLNLGKDFSWLHLLGFYFRKPS, translated from the coding sequence ATGTCCGTAAAGGAAACCGTGACTTTTGTTAATCAAGATGTAGTACATCAGCCGGACTATCAATTCGCTTCTTGGTGTCTGCGTCAATACGGGGTAAACAAAGGCATTTACAATACGATTGATGAACGACTTTTCAATCTCGGGTTGAAAGATATTGTTACTCGTCGTATGACGATTATCTCTTTTTTGGCTCAAGTGCAACAATCAAATCCTCATGATGATAACGGTAAAAAATTAAATTTGGGAAAGGACTTCTCATGGCTACACTTACTCGGTTTCTATTTCAGGAAGCCGTCTTGA
- a CDS encoding methyl-accepting chemotaxis protein, which translates to MMKEKRRLPKRLVAKQKAVVESVANQIEEELKRYGGLTEHAKAEIRNIMNDNLDRLEYFVLVREDSYGEIHTNRLREGIYFNDPLGLQCSAVTQTTTFFYLRDTGEHLIDVSTPVYLHGKKAFVLRSGQLLPGISRHVKVGVPFLLFQIAGCIASFFPQNAERDILTGVFFLLALLVFLWDRIQFHSTYQSWIHFLHTLGKGELEHRLPPLSRDEFGQMHCELNKLALGLSSILRQVHASVEQVNAAVQSLYASVEQTRQANQHIVTVIDELAAGSEKQASSTDEITTSIQEMNCTVQQIASNAKHASSTALLASDLAVKGRESIQLTIQQMRTIQESVSDLANMVRQLGERSHSIGQIVQVITDIAAQTNLLALNAAIEAARAGEQGKGFAIVADEVRKLAEQAENSTKQIIDIISTIQRDTESAISTTGITIKEVSAGMQTVHIAEESFSKIQNSVQAVADQFADVSIAVQQMATGTEQVSQSMNLIAEVVANTASITQSISADTEEHVSALDEITSAFSTLTHMAENLQTLVARFHVETPADNSNRLS; encoded by the coding sequence ATGATGAAAGAAAAACGCCGTTTGCCCAAACGTTTAGTCGCAAAACAAAAAGCCGTGGTTGAAAGCGTTGCCAACCAGATCGAAGAAGAGTTGAAAAGATATGGCGGACTGACGGAACATGCGAAAGCGGAAATTCGCAACATTATGAATGATAACTTGGATCGATTAGAATATTTTGTATTGGTGCGGGAAGACAGTTATGGGGAAATTCACACCAACCGTCTGAGGGAAGGTATATATTTTAACGACCCATTGGGATTGCAGTGTTCAGCTGTTACGCAAACAACTACATTTTTCTATCTGCGAGATACTGGTGAACATTTGATCGATGTTTCCACACCTGTATATCTTCATGGAAAAAAAGCATTTGTCCTTCGCTCCGGTCAGCTATTGCCTGGGATCAGCCGTCACGTGAAGGTTGGTGTTCCTTTCCTGCTGTTTCAGATCGCAGGGTGCATCGCCAGCTTCTTTCCACAGAATGCGGAACGCGACATACTTACAGGAGTATTCTTTCTCCTCGCTCTGCTGGTCTTTCTCTGGGATCGCATACAGTTTCATTCCACGTACCAATCATGGATCCATTTTCTGCATACCCTTGGCAAAGGAGAACTGGAACACCGTCTTCCTCCACTTTCTCGGGACGAGTTTGGCCAAATGCACTGCGAGCTGAACAAGTTAGCCCTAGGCTTGTCCTCGATTCTGCGTCAGGTACACGCAAGCGTCGAACAGGTGAACGCAGCGGTGCAATCGCTCTACGCCAGTGTGGAACAGACGCGGCAGGCGAACCAGCATATTGTTACGGTGATCGATGAATTGGCGGCCGGTTCAGAGAAGCAGGCCAGCAGTACGGATGAGATCACCACATCGATCCAGGAGATGAACTGCACCGTACAACAGATCGCCAGCAACGCGAAACATGCCTCATCCACCGCCTTACTGGCTTCCGACTTAGCGGTGAAGGGGCGCGAGTCGATCCAACTCACGATTCAACAGATGAGAACCATCCAAGAAAGCGTTTCCGATCTGGCGAACATGGTTCGTCAATTGGGTGAACGTTCTCATTCTATCGGTCAAATCGTTCAGGTGATCACCGACATTGCCGCCCAAACCAACCTGTTAGCCCTCAATGCTGCCATTGAAGCGGCCCGGGCTGGAGAGCAAGGGAAGGGCTTTGCCATCGTAGCGGATGAAGTGAGAAAACTGGCAGAACAGGCCGAGAACTCTACCAAACAGATCATTGATATCATTTCTACGATTCAAAGGGACACCGAATCGGCCATCTCTACGACCGGAATCACCATCAAAGAGGTATCGGCTGGCATGCAAACGGTTCATATCGCGGAGGAATCCTTTTCCAAGATACAAAACTCCGTGCAAGCTGTTGCAGATCAGTTCGCCGATGTTTCCATCGCTGTTCAACAAATGGCCACTGGGACGGAACAGGTCTCGCAGAGCATGAATCTTATCGCGGAAGTCGTTGCCAACACAGCATCCATAACCCAATCGATTTCGGCGGATACGGAAGAACATGTTTCCGCGTTGGATGAAATTACATCCGCTTTTTCGACCCTCACGCACATGGCGGAAAACCTGCAGACGCTCGTTGCCCGGTTTCATGTCGAAACTCCTGCTGACAATTCGAACCGTCTTTCGTAA
- a CDS encoding carbon-nitrogen hydrolase family protein: MTLLQNSVRVAVVQAAPVLMDREATVEKTVSLTAQAAEQGAKLVLFPETFIPAYPRGLTFGVKVGSRSERGREDWYRYWNNSVTIPGPTTEILGKTAREHNVYLVIGVTERDLESDTLYCTVLYFGPDGNLLGKHRKVKPTALERVIWGEGDGSTLPVIDTPFGKIGALICWENYMPLARMALYSQGVRIYLAPTADSREVWQSTIRHIALEGRCFVLSCNQFVTKEMYPKDLACYEELESEPEIMSNGGSAIVGPLGQYIVEPVYGREEILIADLELSMIPKSRFDFDVNGHYSRPDIFTLKVNQQKQKNVWFTD; encoded by the coding sequence ATGACTCTTTTACAAAATTCTGTTCGGGTTGCGGTCGTTCAAGCTGCTCCCGTGCTGATGGATCGTGAAGCAACCGTTGAAAAAACGGTTTCCTTGACCGCACAGGCGGCGGAGCAGGGAGCTAAGTTGGTTTTATTTCCTGAAACTTTTATCCCCGCCTATCCCCGTGGCTTAACATTTGGGGTGAAAGTCGGGAGCCGTTCGGAAAGGGGACGGGAGGATTGGTACCGCTATTGGAACAACTCCGTAACCATCCCGGGCCCAACGACAGAGATACTAGGCAAAACCGCCCGCGAGCACAATGTGTATCTGGTAATCGGTGTTACCGAAAGAGATCTCGAGTCGGATACGCTGTATTGCACGGTCTTGTATTTTGGCCCTGATGGCAACCTCCTTGGTAAGCACCGAAAAGTAAAACCAACGGCTCTGGAACGGGTGATTTGGGGGGAAGGGGATGGAAGCACATTACCCGTCATCGATACACCTTTCGGAAAAATTGGTGCATTAATTTGCTGGGAAAATTATATGCCGCTTGCCAGAATGGCCTTGTACAGCCAAGGGGTACGTATCTATTTGGCACCTACAGCGGACTCAAGGGAAGTTTGGCAATCCACGATCCGTCACATCGCCTTGGAAGGCCGGTGTTTTGTCTTGTCCTGTAACCAATTTGTCACTAAGGAGATGTACCCTAAAGACCTTGCTTGTTATGAAGAACTTGAATCGGAACCAGAGATTATGAGCAATGGCGGCAGCGCAATTGTCGGGCCTTTGGGACAATACATTGTCGAACCCGTTTATGGAAGAGAGGAGATTTTGATTGCGGATCTCGAGCTGAGCATGATTCCAAAAAGCCGATTCGATTTCGATGTGAACGGTCATTATTCTCGCCCTGATATTTTTACATTAAAAGTGAATCAACAAAAACAGAAAAACGTATGGTTCACTGACTGA
- a CDS encoding GntR family transcriptional regulator has translation MEQFGQSLPEQIAERIATQIIEGNLEPGSRLKEELLAEEFGTSRAPIREALYILTLQGLVERIPRKGAVVKSYTNKELTQLYQVRSHLEELAIQQMPLPLSEQGKRKYMRIIDEMEQAVTNKDLNRYAQLNLEYHRTFFELADNMILANLYEQLEIPLQFVLKVSVGNEETLRVSLQEHKQIVSLLLQGEKEEALVALKQHDLDSLSRVAKNLNRAKKI, from the coding sequence ATGGAGCAATTCGGACAGTCATTACCGGAACAAATTGCAGAGCGAATCGCAACTCAAATTATTGAGGGGAATCTTGAGCCAGGATCCCGGCTGAAAGAAGAACTGCTGGCTGAAGAATTCGGCACGAGCCGTGCACCGATTCGAGAAGCATTGTATATCCTGACTTTACAGGGGTTAGTGGAACGTATTCCCCGAAAAGGTGCAGTGGTGAAAAGCTATACTAACAAAGAACTTACTCAATTATACCAGGTACGCAGCCATTTGGAAGAACTGGCGATCCAACAAATGCCGTTACCACTGTCAGAGCAGGGGAAACGTAAATATATGCGAATCATCGATGAAATGGAACAGGCGGTCACGAATAAAGATTTGAACAGATATGCTCAATTAAATCTGGAATATCATCGTACCTTTTTTGAGTTGGCTGATAATATGATTTTGGCCAATTTGTATGAACAATTAGAAATTCCTTTGCAGTTCGTCTTGAAAGTATCCGTAGGGAATGAAGAAACACTGCGTGTATCCCTGCAGGAGCATAAACAAATTGTCAGCTTGTTGCTACAAGGCGAGAAAGAAGAGGCACTCGTTGCATTAAAACAGCATGATCTTGATAGTCTTTCACGTGTAGCCAAAAATTTAAACCGTGCAAAAAAGATTTAG
- a CDS encoding enoyl-CoA hydratase/isomerase family protein: MQVVIHRIPMDGSIRMQLSRRMAIITLNRAKKHNALTRELWQQLYEMVVHLSRSGQSDVLVIRGQGDAFTAGSDIYEFSQLSLQEVDEAFETMEKAVSAVESLPIPTIGVINGFAMGAGFELALACDLRIGCEKTKMGIPVGRLGITLSQKFVKRIVDLLGPSRAKDLVFTGRIYSGEEAYRLGLLNYYVNSDDLNSAVVELADKVQSQSQASLRAVKESVARCVQTTVPAWNERGFPYFVDSRDFPEGVKAFLEKRSPQFKRWKRR; this comes from the coding sequence ATGCAAGTGGTCATTCATCGTATCCCCATGGATGGTTCTATACGCATGCAGTTAAGTCGCAGAATGGCTATTATTACTTTAAATCGAGCGAAAAAACACAATGCTCTGACACGTGAATTGTGGCAGCAATTATATGAAATGGTGGTTCACTTGAGCCGCTCCGGACAATCGGATGTACTGGTTATTCGCGGACAAGGCGACGCTTTTACAGCCGGATCCGATATTTATGAGTTCAGTCAGTTATCCTTACAGGAAGTTGATGAAGCTTTCGAAACGATGGAAAAGGCTGTATCTGCAGTAGAAAGCTTGCCCATTCCTACAATTGGTGTGATTAACGGATTTGCGATGGGGGCCGGCTTTGAACTGGCACTGGCGTGTGATCTTCGCATCGGTTGTGAGAAAACAAAAATGGGCATACCTGTCGGACGCCTTGGCATCACACTCAGCCAAAAATTTGTCAAGCGAATCGTCGATCTGCTTGGTCCCAGTCGCGCAAAAGATTTAGTGTTTACCGGCCGTATATATTCTGGTGAAGAGGCGTATAGACTTGGTCTTTTAAACTACTATGTGAACTCCGATGATTTGAACAGTGCAGTGGTTGAGCTGGCAGACAAAGTACAGTCACAATCGCAGGCATCTCTCAGAGCCGTCAAGGAGTCAGTTGCCAGATGCGTTCAAACAACGGTTCCTGCGTGGAATGAACGCGGTTTTCCCTATTTCGTTGACAGCCGGGATTTTCCTGAAGGGGTGAAAGCATTCTTGGAAAAGAGGTCTCCCCAATTTAAACGCTGGAAACGGAGGTAA